Below is a window of Flavobacterium sp. CFS9 DNA.
TTTGGGATCAGCTTGAAATGATGATTAAAGCAAAAAAGAATAAATAATTACAAGTGCTTACTAAATTCAGAATATTTTATTAAAACTATACTGATTGCACCAAATCCCGATGGCATTGCTACCGGGATTTTTTTTGAATAGTTCCTGTAATCCTCTCGAAACCTTAGTTAAACTTATCCTCATAAATTCAATTTTAAAGTTCGGATACCATTATGAATCCACTTAAATTATTATTTTTGCCAAACAAATATATAACACAAATTTTATGCTCATTATTGGACTTGCAGGAGGAACAGGAAGTGGAAAAACAACAGTAGTACACCAAATCATGAATGAATTACCGGACACAGAAGTGGGTGTAATTTCTCAGGATTCGTATTATAAAGAGACTAACAATTTGTCATTTGACGAAAGAGCATTAATCAATTTTGACCACCCTCGTGCTATCGATTTTGAATTACTGGTAAAACACCTTAAAGCGTTAAAAGCAGGTGAAACCATCGACCAGCCTGTATATTCTTTCATACAGCACAACAGAACCGACGATACGGTTTCAACTCACCCAAGAAAAGTAATGATTGTTGAGGGAATTTTAATTCTAACCAATCCGGAGTTACGTGATCTTTTTGACATCAAAATTTTTGTTCATGCCGATTCAGACGAAAGATTAATCCGTCGTTTAAAAAGAGACATCTCAGAACGCGGACGTGATATTGACGAGGTTTTAACACGTTATCAAAACACTTTAAAACCAATGCACGAACAGTTTATAGAACCTTCTAAAGCTTTCGCCGACATTATAATTCCAAACGACAAATACAATACTGTGGCAATTGATGTAGTCCGGGCTGTAATTAATCAGAGAATTTTATAATTTTTATTGTAATTTTAATGCATCAAAGTTAGAAGATCCATTTCACCTTTTGTGCCTGACAATGGCACAAAAGGATAATAACTTCTATCAAAATCAAAACACCAATCGAAATTATAAAACGCAATCGGTTAAATGAAAATAAAAAACCCATATAAAGACAAAAAATGGTTCAAACTCCTAGGCAACAAATACGTTTGGGTGCTACTCTTTTTTGTAATATGGATGTTATTCTTAGATAATTATTCTTATTTTGATCATCGTTTTCTGGACAACCAGATCCACGAATTACAAGACAATAAAAAATACTATCAGGACGAAATAAAAAAAGATCAGGAACAGATCAAACAGCTCAAAAATCCTGAACAAATTGAAAAATATGCCCGCGAAAAGTACTTTATGAAAAAAGACAGCGAAGATATTTACATCATACATTTTGAAGGAGATACCATTCAAGATAAAGAATAACCCGAAAAAATACGCAATGGCCACTACCCTGTTCGACGATTTTAGTCCGATTTCATCCAAACAATGGAAACAAAAAATTCAGTTTGAATTAGATGGAGCCGATTACAACCAAACTGTAATTTGGAATTCTCCCGAAGACATTCAGGTAAAACCATTTTACCACATTGATGAAGCTTCAAAGGCTGTAACAGTAAAAACTCAGGTATCCAACTTTAAAATTTGCCAGAACATTTTTGTTTATGATGTTGAGAAATCAATTCAAAGAGCCATCAATACACTTGAAAGAGGTGCTGAAAGCCTGCGTTTCACCATTGAAGACAAAACCACTGATGTTCAAAAATTACTGGAAACACTTCCTTTAGAAAACAGAATTGTTTACTTTAATTTGAATTTCATTTCAATCGATTTCGTAAAATTACTGGACCAGATTTCAATTCAGAAGAAGGCTACTTTTTATTGCAATATTGACCCTATTGGACAATTGGCAAGAGAAGGAAACTGGTTTTCCACGCCAGATAAAAACAATTTTGAAACACTGGAAAAAATTTCAAAAGCAACAGCCAATGTTTCATTCTTAAGTATCGACTCCGGTTTGTATCAAAATGCAGGTGCTAATATTACGCAGCAAATTGCTTATAGCCTGGCACATGCCAATGAATACCTGAATCGCTTTCCGAATACATCAAAACCAATTGTTTTTGAAGTTTCAGTAGGAACTAATTATTTCTTTGAAATTGCCAAGCTTCGTGCATTGCGTATGCTTTTCAAACTAATTGCTGCCGAATATAATTCTGACTTAGAATGTCATTTATTGGTAACTCCTACCAAACGAAATAAAACGATTTACGATTACAATGTCAACATGTTGCGTACAACCACAGAATGCATGTCGGCTATTTTAGGCGGTGCAGATGCTGTAGCCAACTTGCCTTACGATGCTTTGTATCATAAAGACAATGAATTTGGCGATCGTATTGCCCGCAATCAGTTACTGGTTTTAAAACACGAAAGTTACTTTGACAAGGTAGATAATCCGGCAGACGGAAGTTATTACATTGAAAGTCTAACGATGCAGCTAGCCGAAAAAAGTTTAACGTTGTTTAAAGACATTGAAGCAAACGGAGGTTTCTTAAAACTTTTGAATGACGGAACGATCAAGAAGAAAATTCAGGAAAGTGCCGCAAAAGAACAGGAATTATTCGATTCTAAAAAAGAAATCCTGTTAGGCACCAACAAACATCCGAACAAAGAAGACAAAATGAAACATGATTTAGAATTGTTTCCTTTCGTAAAAATAAAACCAAGAAAAACATTAATTACTCCAATAATAGAAAAAAGATTAGCCGAAAAACTGGAGCAGGAACGTTTAGAACTTGAATAATCTTTTTAAAGTAATTAATTAAACTATACAACGAAGAGTCTCCATGATTAGAAAAGACCTTACACATATTAAGTTAGATGTTAACCGTGAAGAGTTAGACGAACTGACACATAGCTCAGAATCCGTAACTCATAACTTCAGCACGGCCGAAGGAATTGAACTCAAAAAAAGATATTCCGAAAAGGATCTTGAAGATTTAGAATTTCTTGATTTTGGAGCCGGTTTTACACCCAACTTGCGCGGACCTTATGCTACCATGTATGTGAGACGTCCATGGACTATTCGTCAATATGCCGGATTTTCGACCGCTGAAGAGAGTAATGCTTTTTACAGAAGAAATTTAGCTGCAGGACAAAAAGGACTTTCGATTGCCTTCGATTTACCTACCCACCGTGGTTACGATTCCGATCATGAAAGAGTGGTTGGTGATGTTGGAAAAGCCGGAGTAGCCATCGATTCTGTTGAAGACATGAAAATATTATTCGATCAGATTCCATTGGATGAAATGTCCGTTTCAATGACTATGAATGGAGCCGTTTTACCTATTATGGCTTTTTATATCGTTGCGGCCGAAGAACAAGGCGTACCTATTGGAAAGTTATCCGGAACTATCCAAAACGATATTCTAAAAGAATTCATGGTGCGTAATACTTATATTTACCCTCCGACTCCTTCGATGAAAATCATTGCAGACATCTTCGAATTTACAAGTCAAAAGATGCCTAAATTCAATTCTATTTCTATTTCAGGATACCACATGCAGGAGGCGGGTGCCACTGCCGATATCGAATTGGCCTACACCTTAGCCGACGGTCTGGAATACATTAGAACCGGTCTCTCCACCGGAATGAGTATTGATGATTTTGCTCCCCGATTGTCTTTCTTTTGGGCTATCGGAATGAATCATTTTATGGAAATTGCCAAAATGAGAGCAGGTCGAATGATCTGGGCAAAACTGGTACAGCAATTCAATCCTAAAAGTGACAAGTCTTTGGCGCTTAGAACTCATTGTCAAACCAGTGGATGGAGTTTAACCGAACAAGATCCGTTTAATAATGTTGCCAGAACCTGTATCGAAGCCACAGCAGCTGCTTTTGGAGGAACACAGTCACTGCATACAAACGCATTAGATGAGGCTATTGCTTTGCCAACTGACTTCTCGGCAAGAATCGCCCGAAATACTCAGATCTTTTTACAGGAAGAAACTAAAATTACCAAGACTGTTGATCCGTGGGGAGGAAGTTATTATGTGGAAAGCTTAACGGACGAAATTCTCAAAAGTACCTGGAAACTTATCGAAGAAGTGGAAGAATTAGGCGGAATGACCAAAGCCATTGAAGCCGGAATTCCGAAATTAAGAATCGAAGAAGCTGCAGCAAGAAAACAGGCCAGAATAGACAGCGGGCAGGATATCATTGTAGGTGTAAATCAATTTAGATTAGAAAAAGAAGATCCGCTACACATTCTGGATGTTGACAACCAAATGGTTCGCAAGCAGCAAGTGGATCAGCTTAAAAAAATTAAAGAAACCAGAGATACTGAAAAAGTAAATCAATCACTCGAAAAATTAATTCATTGTGCAAAAACCGGAGAAGGTAACTTACTAGCAATCGCCACTGAAGCTGCCCGATACAGAGCAACTTTAGGAGAGATTAGCGATGCCCTTGAAAGTGTATTCGGCAGATTCAAAGCACAAATTAAATCCTTTAGCGGTGTGTATAGTGCAGCAATAAAAAACGACGAGAATTTTGAAAAGGCAAAACAACTAGCAGACGTTTTTGCCAAACAAGAAGGAAGACGTCCCAGAATTATGATTGCCAAAATGGGACAGGACGGACATGACCGTGGTGCAAAAGTGGTCGCTACCGGTTATGCCGATGTAGGTTTCGACGTAGACATAGGTCCGCTTTTCCAGACTCCCGCCGAGGCTGCCAAACAAGCGGTTGAAAATGACGTACACATCTTAGGAGTTTCATCGCTCGCAGCCGGACATAAAACTTTAGTCCCTCAGGTGATTGAAGAGCTTAAAAAACACGGACGAGAAGATATTATGGTTATTGTGGGAGGAGTAATTCCTGCTCAGGATTACCAATTTCTCTTTGATGCCGGAGCAGTAGCAGTGTTTGGTCCGGGAACCAAAATTAGTGAAGCAGCCATTAAAATCTTAGAAATTTTAATTGATTAAAAGATAAATTCATTAGGAGAGAGGCAATTGCCTCTCTTTTTTTATACGCTATCTTCACTCCAACAGAGAAAACCTTTAATTTGTGATTTCTCCTTCTTCGAAATGACATTAACAGGCGCTTCAATTGACATCTAAAATATCATGCCCTATTATCGATTAAAAACAGCCACAAAAAAACCTGCTTTTTACAGCAGGTTTCTTCATAAAGTTTACACCTTATTAATTGTGTATTGTAGCGTTACTATCCGCTTCAATATAAGAAAGATCATAACCTCCAAAGGCTTTCAGGTAGCTTTTCAACGAAGTCCCATAGGCATCTCTAAAGTGCTGACCTCCTTTGTTCTTAAAAAAGTTTTTAACTGAACCTGCACCACCAAGATGCGCGGCAGCTAAAATACCAGACTCTGTAATTTCAATACCGTTAATAATTTTCCCTTCATACTTCTCGATCTCATTGCGCAAAATCCATTTGTTTTTAGACAATAACACCAGAAATGCTTTTTCCTGTAAGGCAGGGTCTTTTAAAAAGGCTTTGTTGTTTTGAACACCAATAGCTCTCAGTGCCTGAGTCCCAAATTGATATTTCCCCATGTAACCAAGTGAATTTACCAAACGATATTTCCCTTGAGATTCCTTAAAAGCTACAGCTTCTTTGAATCCAATAAGGCGTTTTCCGGTAAATGGGGTGTTTAATTTGTGTAAGGTAGGATAATCATCCTCTTCTAATGATGGATATACGTATTCAGATCCATCTGTTTTTTCTATTAGAAACCACGGTTTGGTTTCCAGATTAAAGGGTTTAAAACCCAAAGTCAAAAATGTAATAATAACGATCAAACTCGCATAAAAATACCACTTCTTTATCATAAATTGTTTTTCTTCAAAACGCTGTCACCTTTTTGAAATTTCTACGGTGCAAAGGTAATAAAAAACAAATTACACTGATAATCAACAAGTTAATGTTTTCTAAAAATAGAAGGCATGTGCTTTAAGCCCTTTATTGGCGGAGTATTCGAGCGTTGGCGCCGGAATTTTTATCGTGTTAAAAACGGAAAAAATAGTCTTTAAAAAATGTGATTTTGTTTCAATTTTCGTCAAATTTACGTCAAAACTAAGATAAATCTTACGAAATCTTTTCGGGTTTTGTGTGAAATCAGGATTATCATTTTGTAAATTTCCGGTTAACATTCCATCGGCTCCATATCCAAAAGCCAAATTTAACCACTTTGGAATTTTACTTTCTTTTGCGAAGGAATGAAGATTTACAGAGAGCCAATAGGTTTGTCCATTATAATCTTTCAAAAGCTGTTCGTTTAACGAACTTCCCAATACTTTAGGTCTTAAATTCGCATATTGTGTCGTATGAAAAGAGAATTTTGGAACGATACGCTGTTCTTTCCAAAGTAATTCCTGAGAAACATATAAGGCAGTACCGGTGGCATTAGCAATAACATCTCCTGAAGAAGCACCCCATTCTGATGAAAATCCATCCAATACTTCGACAGCCGTCAAAAAGGCAAAACCGAAACCTGCTCCGTAAATTAATTGATTTTTTTGATCAGCTCCGCTCCATTTCATCATTTCAGCACCAAATCTTCCCAAATGATAAGCCGAATACATATGCCCCACCTTATCCATCTGAAGCCATTCGTTATTGTCATTTATAAAGTGGAAATTCGAACGAGGATAATCAGCATACCAAAGCTGATTCAAACCCAGTAAAGTTACCGAAGCCAAAGCAGCTTCGGTAAATATAACTGTATTTTGTCTTTTTTTATTTAAAGTATCCGAAGGTGTTAAAAAACGTTCAACCCTACTTTGAGCATTCACAGAAAAAACACTCCATAACCCTAAAACCGATAAAAAAAATAGGCTTTTAAAATTCAAAACTATCTTGTTACACCCTGACTAGCAATCCAGTCTGAGTATTTTTTTGCATTTACATTGTGTTCTGCCAAAGTAGCAGCGAATTCATGGTATCCGAAACGTTCAACGCTCGCACAAAAATAAATATAATCGTTTTTCTCCGGGTTTAAAACGGCATCAAGGGCTGTAATATCAGGCATTGCAATAGGTCCCGGGGGAAGTCCGATATTCACGTAAGTATTGTAAGGTGATTTCATAATCAAATCGTTGTAAAAAACTCTTTTGATTACCTGATCGAAATTATTGTCTCTCAATTTTAAAGCGTAAATTACCGTTGGATCTGCCTGTAATGGCATTTCTAAACGCAGACGGTTCAAATAAACACCTGCAATACGAGGTCTTTCATCTTTCTTTACTGACTCTTTATGAACGATAGAAGCTAAAATAGTAACCTGAACCGGAGTTAATCCTTGTTTTTTTGCCTTTTCGATTCTCTCAGAAGTCCAGAATTTGTGATATTCTTTGATCATTTTATCACGAAACTTCTCTGCTGAAGTATTCCAGTAAATTTCATAAGTATTTGGAATAAACATAGCGAAGACGTTTTCTTCATTAAAACCATTTGCTGCCAAAAATTGCGGATCTCTAAAGGCTTTCAATAGTGATAAACTGTCTGCCTCGATCTCAGATCCCACTCTACCGGCAAAATTTTCCAGACGTTCCTGATTATTAAAAGCTAATTTTACAGGAACATTCGAACGCATAGCACGAACCAAATCCATATTATTCATGTCTTTTTTAAGCAAAAAACGACCAGACTTTACATTTT
It encodes the following:
- the udk gene encoding uridine kinase, with protein sequence MLIIGLAGGTGSGKTTVVHQIMNELPDTEVGVISQDSYYKETNNLSFDERALINFDHPRAIDFELLVKHLKALKAGETIDQPVYSFIQHNRTDDTVSTHPRKVMIVEGILILTNPELRDLFDIKIFVHADSDERLIRRLKRDISERGRDIDEVLTRYQNTLKPMHEQFIEPSKAFADIIIPNDKYNTVAIDVVRAVINQRIL
- a CDS encoding septum formation initiator family protein, translated to MKIKNPYKDKKWFKLLGNKYVWVLLFFVIWMLFLDNYSYFDHRFLDNQIHELQDNKKYYQDEIKKDQEQIKQLKNPEQIEKYAREKYFMKKDSEDIYIIHFEGDTIQDKE
- a CDS encoding methylmalonyl-CoA mutase subunit beta, producing MATTLFDDFSPISSKQWKQKIQFELDGADYNQTVIWNSPEDIQVKPFYHIDEASKAVTVKTQVSNFKICQNIFVYDVEKSIQRAINTLERGAESLRFTIEDKTTDVQKLLETLPLENRIVYFNLNFISIDFVKLLDQISIQKKATFYCNIDPIGQLAREGNWFSTPDKNNFETLEKISKATANVSFLSIDSGLYQNAGANITQQIAYSLAHANEYLNRFPNTSKPIVFEVSVGTNYFFEIAKLRALRMLFKLIAAEYNSDLECHLLVTPTKRNKTIYDYNVNMLRTTTECMSAILGGADAVANLPYDALYHKDNEFGDRIARNQLLVLKHESYFDKVDNPADGSYYIESLTMQLAEKSLTLFKDIEANGGFLKLLNDGTIKKKIQESAAKEQELFDSKKEILLGTNKHPNKEDKMKHDLELFPFVKIKPRKTLITPIIEKRLAEKLEQERLELE
- the scpA gene encoding methylmalonyl-CoA mutase yields the protein MIRKDLTHIKLDVNREELDELTHSSESVTHNFSTAEGIELKKRYSEKDLEDLEFLDFGAGFTPNLRGPYATMYVRRPWTIRQYAGFSTAEESNAFYRRNLAAGQKGLSIAFDLPTHRGYDSDHERVVGDVGKAGVAIDSVEDMKILFDQIPLDEMSVSMTMNGAVLPIMAFYIVAAEEQGVPIGKLSGTIQNDILKEFMVRNTYIYPPTPSMKIIADIFEFTSQKMPKFNSISISGYHMQEAGATADIELAYTLADGLEYIRTGLSTGMSIDDFAPRLSFFWAIGMNHFMEIAKMRAGRMIWAKLVQQFNPKSDKSLALRTHCQTSGWSLTEQDPFNNVARTCIEATAAAFGGTQSLHTNALDEAIALPTDFSARIARNTQIFLQEETKITKTVDPWGGSYYVESLTDEILKSTWKLIEEVEELGGMTKAIEAGIPKLRIEEAAARKQARIDSGQDIIVGVNQFRLEKEDPLHILDVDNQMVRKQQVDQLKKIKETRDTEKVNQSLEKLIHCAKTGEGNLLAIATEAARYRATLGEISDALESVFGRFKAQIKSFSGVYSAAIKNDENFEKAKQLADVFAKQEGRRPRIMIAKMGQDGHDRGAKVVATGYADVGFDVDIGPLFQTPAEAAKQAVENDVHILGVSSLAAGHKTLVPQVIEELKKHGREDIMVIVGGVIPAQDYQFLFDAGAVAVFGPGTKISEAAIKILEILID
- a CDS encoding peptidoglycan-binding protein LysM, whose amino-acid sequence is MIKKWYFYASLIVIITFLTLGFKPFNLETKPWFLIEKTDGSEYVYPSLEEDDYPTLHKLNTPFTGKRLIGFKEAVAFKESQGKYRLVNSLGYMGKYQFGTQALRAIGVQNNKAFLKDPALQEKAFLVLLSKNKWILRNEIEKYEGKIINGIEITESGILAAAHLGGAGSVKNFFKNKGGQHFRDAYGTSLKSYLKAFGGYDLSYIEADSNATIHN
- a CDS encoding DUF2279 domain-containing protein, coding for MNFKSLFFLSVLGLWSVFSVNAQSRVERFLTPSDTLNKKRQNTVIFTEAALASVTLLGLNQLWYADYPRSNFHFINDNNEWLQMDKVGHMYSAYHLGRFGAEMMKWSGADQKNQLIYGAGFGFAFLTAVEVLDGFSSEWGASSGDVIANATGTALYVSQELLWKEQRIVPKFSFHTTQYANLRPKVLGSSLNEQLLKDYNGQTYWLSVNLHSFAKESKIPKWLNLAFGYGADGMLTGNLQNDNPDFTQNPKRFRKIYLSFDVNLTKIETKSHFLKTIFSVFNTIKIPAPTLEYSANKGLKAHAFYF
- the mltG gene encoding endolytic transglycosylase MltG translates to MSIKKIITLTAVAVISVLLVYGFILISKIFSANTKFEEKELYVYVPTGANYTDVKKILEPYIKNFEDFEMVASKRSYPENVKSGRFLLKKDMNNMDLVRAMRSNVPVKLAFNNQERLENFAGRVGSEIEADSLSLLKAFRDPQFLAANGFNEENVFAMFIPNTYEIYWNTSAEKFRDKMIKEYHKFWTSERIEKAKKQGLTPVQVTILASIVHKESVKKDERPRIAGVYLNRLRLEMPLQADPTVIYALKLRDNNFDQVIKRVFYNDLIMKSPYNTYVNIGLPPGPIAMPDITALDAVLNPEKNDYIYFCASVERFGYHEFAATLAEHNVNAKKYSDWIASQGVTR